Part of the Alosa alosa isolate M-15738 ecotype Scorff River chromosome 18, AALO_Geno_1.1, whole genome shotgun sequence genome is shown below.
TGGTTCTGTTATTGGGAGAAGTCGAGTATTACATAATAAGAAAATGCAGCCACCTCCTCAACTACACAATGTGATATACAGTACTATATGAACCATGcatgcgcatgcacacgcaaacacacacacagacacacgcaaatacacacacacacacacacgcaaacacacaccaaacacaaacacacacacacacacacacacacacacacacacacacacacacacacacacacacacacacacacacaaaacggcTTTGCCATTAGAATCAGAGTTCCTCACCACTCGTTGCAATGAATCAATCAGATTCTGAAGGTCTATGTCTTCACGGTAGGCTTTGACATTCTGGAGAAATAAATCATTGACCCACTCCCTCACATAGTCTTGGAACATAAATGCAAGCACTGCCACTGTTAGCTCCAGGAAGAAGATTAAGACAATGATTCCTGAAAACTGCATTAGAGACACACAGAAGAAAAAAGTCAATGGCAGAACCTTTGTAGAGAAAGATTTAGAGTGAAAACCATAACTGACTTTATTTTCATGATGTGGCAATGGATGCATTATGAATGCCCAAAAAGAGAACTCACAAACTTAAGGAGGCATATGTTTTCCCTCAGTGCCCCGACACAGCCTGCAAAACCCAGGATGAAGGTAACTGTACCAACTAACAGCACCACCCACACTGGATCGAAGCCATGCTGCCTGGTCACCTGTGTCAGGTCCAACAGCACTCCCTTTTGGAACAAAGAAAATATGACTTTCTCCAACATAAacactatagaccctttcaacaataaaaacaaaaacaatgcttgaacgttctatttgggccccaatctacttcctctgcattaagataacatatggaatgttaaaaaggaagtcttgtggggccaactatgatgctgataatggaactctcttgaaagggtccatactacATAGGCAATATCTACTGCAACATCCTTCTATAGTGAAAATGATTACCCAATGTGAGAGCCAGTGTctctaatatttttaaaaatcacctttacacatttgtatCCTTATAGtatttgatttattattttaaacGCAACTGCTTTTAGTTTTAGTGattatatttcttttttgtatGGGGTTTCCCCTGTTTCCCTGCCTACCATTATTCTACGATAAGCACCTTGAGTAACATGTATTTGTTTGGACATAATATCTCACCTTTTCACTCCAGGCCCAAAATCCAGCACAAATGAAGAGAGCCCCTGCCAGCTGGTTAGGAAGACACATACAGATGTAATGAGGTTAAATGATAAAAGTGATGATGCAAAATAGCATTTCAGTTCAAGGATAAAAATGATACATTGTAATGACCAGATGACCAGAAGTACACACAATTTCCCCAATGTGAACagggggatcaataaagtatctatctatctatctatctatctaggctatataataCGTGAATATCACACATGTTTGACATAGAAATGGGACAAAGCAGATAATAAAGATACTTTCTCTCTAAAAAGAAACAGAGGTAAAGTAGCTTTTCTGTATTTTCGGTCGAGCGTGGCATGGAGTGTCTGTTGGTGGTGGAGGTTGGTTGACGTTTTAGGCTGGAAAAAAACGTTTTGTTTTTAGATATTAGGCATGGAAATTATTGAGTGCTGTTTTATTGACTCCCATTCCCAAAAGTATGTATGGTCTTTTAGATTTTGAAATCTAATGTATTGGAATTTATATTTATTCACTAAATTGTTGTGTAAGTGACTAAAATGGTTATTTAGTGTGACATGAAAGTTATTGTGTGTAAAATTATAATGGGGTATAATTTTCTTATGCGAGTCAATTTATCATAATCCTTCATCATAACTTCCTTGTGCAAATTCAAAGTAATGCATCTTAACGTGAGTctttgtgacatcataatagggCCTGTAGTGCAATTCAGGAGCGGGTTGCACCAACAGGACTTAGGACCAGTCTTAACTAACAACTACAGTGGTTTATTagccctgactaagtttgtgtgacTCCGGGGGTGATTATATAAGgtgattattacattattggcaaatgttattacattattgtaattattgcagtgtttttttttaacccagCTGATAATGTAATAAccagccaataatgtaataacttattacattattggcaaaAAGTTATTACGTTATTGGTTCAGAAATTGAattacattattggctcttTAACATTAAAATGATTACGTTATTACCGATATTATGTTATTGGCCATTACAAGGTGCACATTATTCTGATTAAAACaggaatatggtgtgcatgtAAAAGTAGTCATAATTA
Proteins encoded:
- the tspan14 gene encoding tetraspanin-14 isoform X2, translating into MHYYRYESAEVSCCYKYLMFSYNIVFWLAGALFICAGFWAWSEKGVLLDLTQVTRQHGFDPVWVVLLVGTVTFILGFAGCVGALRENICLLKFFSGIIVLIFFLELTVAVLAFMFQDYVREWVNDLFLQNVKAYREDIDLQNLIDSLQRVDNVVNTQCGYDVRSSGTLTKWAETIYIKGCITALEDWLPRNIYIVAGVFMVISLLQMVGIYLSRTLIGDIEKVKLSY